A genomic window from Canis aureus isolate CA01 chromosome 2, VMU_Caureus_v.1.0, whole genome shotgun sequence includes:
- the NKX1-1 gene encoding NK1 transcription factor-related protein 1, whose translation MSASGPAAPGDGPALQPPPPGPGPGPAPPAPAAAAAAAAAAARDTMDGRAELPAFPRAGPPPLAASDTVPAAPEGAGAARPGPPPRPTSFSVLDILDPNKFNSRRRRCVLLGPVAPAACAPCAPAPCAPAPAAPGRPPRAEELERRALAAAGGGAGAAAGAEPPHAGDPYKADEAEAGGYSSGGGGRSPSADSGDEAPDDDDDEDGAPDAGTARGAEEARGGGGGLAARGSGCPGAAEAEAPPSAVEEAAAPGPRGSSPGAPGPPGASAAAAAAAAGGAGTPPQGAAAATKPKRKRTGSDSKSGKPRRARTAFTYEQLVALENKFKATRYLSVCERLNLALSLSLTETQVKIWFQNRRTKWKKQNPGADTSAPTGGGGAPGPGAGPGAGLPGGLSPLSPSPPMGAPLAMHGPAGYPAHGPGGLVCAAQLPFLSSPAVLSPFVLGSQTYGAPAFYAPHL comes from the exons ATGAGCGCCAGCGGCCCGGCGGCTCCCGGGGACGGCCCCGcgctgcagccgccgccgcccgggcccggcccggggcccgcaccgcccgcgcccgccgccgccgccgccgccgccgccgccgccgcccgggacACCATGGACGGGCGCGCCGAGCTGCCCGCCTTCCCGCGGGCCGGGCCCCCGCCGCTCGCCGCCAGCGACACGGTGCCCGCGGCGCCCGAAGGGGCCGGGGCGGCCCGGCCtggcccgccgccgcgccccacCTCCTTCTCGGTGCTGGACATTCTGGACCCCAACAAGTTCAACAGCAGAAGACGCCGCTGTGTGCTTCTGGGCCCCGTGGCGCCCGCCGCGTGCGCCCCGTGCGCCCCGGCCCCGTGCGCCCCGGCCCCCGCTGCCCCGGGACGCCCGCCGCGCGCAGAGGAGCTGGAGCGCCGCGCCCTCGCCGCCgcgggaggaggagctggagccgCCGCCGGAGCTGAGCCGCCGC ACGCCGGCGACCCCTACAAGGCGGACGAGGCCGAGGCCGGCGGCtacagcagcggcggcggcggccgcagcCCGAGCGCGGACAGCGGGGACGAGGCGcccgacgacgacgacgacgaggaCGGGGCTCCCGACGCGGGGACGGCGCGCGGCGCGGAGGAggcgcggggaggcggcggcggcctcgCGGCCCGCGGGTCGGGCTGCCCGGGCGCGGCCGAGGCGGAGGCGCCCCCCAGCGCGGTGGAGGAGGcggcagcccccggcccccgcgggAGCTCGCCCGGAGCCCCGGGCCCGCCCGGagcctcggcggcggcggcggcggcggcggcagggggCGCGGGGACCCCCCCTCAGGGCGCGGCGGCGGCCACCAAGCCCAAGCGGAAGCGCACGGGCTCCGACTCCAAGTCCGGGAAGCCGCGGCGCGCGCGCACCGCCTTCACCTACGAGCAGCTGGTGGCTCTGGAGAACAAGTTCAAGGCGACCCGCTACCTGTCGGTGTGCGAGCGCCTCAACCTGGCGCTGTCGCTAAGCCTCACCGAGACGCAGGTGAAGATCTGGTTCCAGAACCGGCGCACCAAGTGGAAGAAGCAGAACCCGGGCGCCGACACGAGCGCCCCGACCGGCGGCGGCGGGGCTCCGGGACCCGGCGCGGGCCCGGGGGCCGGGCTGCCCGGAGGCCTCAGCCCGCTCAGCCCGTCACCGCCCATGGGCGCGCCGCTCGCCATGCACGGCCCCGCGGGGTACCCGGCGCACGGCCCCGGCGGCCTGGTGTGCGCCGCGCAGCTGCCCTTCCTGTCCAGCCCGGCGGTGCTGTCGCCCTTCGTGCTGGGCTCACAGACCTACGGCGCGCCCGCCTTCTATGCGCCGCACCTCTGA